TGGAGACAGCATGGTCTTGATATACCTCGTTTCTACCATCTTTACAGTAGAAAAGAGTTTATTGATGATATTAAAAAATCGGGGTTGAAAATAGAAAAAATTGAAAATATAAAAATTGCCTCTAAAAAATATCCTGATAATTATTTTGTTGTAGTTACTAAACCTTAGATAAAAAAGTGCGGGGGAGGGATTTGAACCCATGGAGTTAGAAAATTAGTGTAAAAACTCCTATAGATCATCCTCTATTTTAATTGAAGAAAGATAACTAATTATTACAAGGACTATCGCAGCTACAATTAAAGCCAGTATCCCTGGTAAGAAACCAAAATCAGGTAAAAACTTATAGTGGAATAAAATAATAGAAACCTCGCCAACAACTATGCTAGCTATGCACCCGTATTTTGTAGCTTTTTTCCAATATAAAGCAGCAACAGTAGTAGGACAAAGAACAACAAGACCAGAAAACGTTGTTTTAACAAGCGTACCCATAATCCCCTCATTAGGGTTATAACCACCTATAACAAACAAAACAGCAAACAAAGACAACAAAACAATCACAACCTTGCCATACAAAACCTCTCGCCTACTTTTCTTCAAACCAAGCAGATCATGAGAAAGCATAGTTGACAAAGAAAGCAATTGTGAGTCAGCTGTTGAAATAAAAGCAGCAAGAGCACCAACCATAACAAAAGCAAAAACAACAGATGGAGCATAAGTCTGAACCATCACAGGAAGCACCATGTCCTCCTGGCCAACAGGCATAATAACACCTGCTCCATGAGCCCAAACACCAATAAGCACAGGGAACAAAAACAAAAATGACACAACAATGGGATACAGTATCATAGAAACCTTAAGAGACCTCTGATTCTTAGCTGTATAAAAAAGCGTGAAAAGCTGAGGAAACATAGGATCAACAAAAAACCACAAAAGCATGAACGAAAACCATATCTGCATAGTAAAATACTCGCTGCCACCAGGACGAGAAAACAAAACAGGATTAGCATCATACGCAATGAGATTGGCATTCTCAAAACCACCAAGACTTATTGAAACAAAAACCACAGCCAATGTCATAGCTGTAATCATCATAATCCCCTGGATAACATCAGCCCAACCAGAACCACGCATACCACCAAGCAAAATATAGAACATGATGACAACAATCGTTGCAACAGCACCAATCTGCCAGCTAATACTACCAGATACATATTGAATCAAAATACCTGCTCCAACAGCCTGAACCGCTAGATAAGGCACAGTAAAAATAACCATGACACCCATAAACAAAAGACGCAAAAACCTGCTATCAAAACGATCACCGATAAGCTCAGGAGGCGTAATGTATCTTTTTTCTCTACCTTGTTTCCAGATTTTTCTACCGAGAACAAAAAACATAACAGCCATAATGGCTGTACCAAAACCCATTATACCATACTGACCAAGGCCACTCTTATACGCGTTACCAGCAAAACCAAGAAAAGTAAAAGCAGAGAAATTAGTAGCAGCTAGGGAAAAAAACAAAACCAGAGGACCAAAAGTGCGACCAGCTATAAAATAATCCTCAGGGGTCTTCTTAGTTTTTCTATAAGCAACCAAACCAACAACAATAAGTAAAGAAAAATAAACTATGACCAAAACGAGGAAGTATATCAATCCTCTTCCCTCCAGTAAAACCTTGTAAAAACATAAAACATCAGAGATAAAGAAAGAGTAAGAACTAACAGGTACCACACCCAAAATGGTAGACCCAATATCAAAGGTTTAGATGTGTTCCATGCCCAGAAATCAAGAGAAAGCAAAAATAAACCTATAAACAAAAAATACCATACAAAATTTTTTTTCGTTGGCAACCAGAACGGTAGACTTTTCATATCCCAATCCTCTAATTATGTTTTTTTATCTACCGTTTCCTGGTTTATCTGGCTGGAAACAGTTAAAACAATGCCACAGACTATTATTTATTTTTAAACCAAAAAATTGAATTAAAAAACCTGTAGTTAAATTTTTTCAAAAAAGGTTTTATAAAGAAACTAACAGACAATGCTTTTAACATTGTTGACTAATGTTTTTACGTCAAAAGGCTTAGCTATGTAATCATGTACATATGTTTCAAGTCCTTTCATTTTCTCGTGGTCCCTAGTACCCTTTGCAGTAACTATTGATATCACAACGTTTTTTGCATAGCCTCTTTGGACTATCTCCCTTATCGTGTCCCATCCGTCCATAAAAGGCATCATGATATCCATGAGTATAATGCCTGTGAATCCTCTCTCTAGTTCTTCTATGCAATCCCTTCCACTGTCAACAGTATAAACCTCGTAACCCTCACGCTCAAAAATATTCCTAATAGTTATAAGTATATCAGGGTCATCGTCTACAACCATGAGTTTTTTATCCATCTCACATACCTCTCCTAAGGTTTTTCTTGCAGCATCAAAGAACAAATTAATGTTACTAGATATACTTTAGTTCTGCTTCTATATATACTTATTGTGGAAAAATGGCATAGTGAAAAAATAATCTCAGATAATAGAAGAACTCTACCCAGAGTATATCTCATCAAACAAAAAATCACATACCTTACCGATCTGCTCAGGAGAAAGCTCCTCAACACGCCTATCAAAATAAGGCAAATCATCAGATTGCACACCATACAATTTTCCTATCGTGGTACTAATTTTTTTCCTCCTATGATTAAACAGGTTTCTAGTTAAATCAAAAAAGAGTTTTTCATCTTTAACAGAGAAAGGAGGGGTTTTTCTAGGTCTCAGCTTGATCAAAGAAGAATCTACTTTTGGTTGTGGATAAAAACACGTTTTTGGGACAACAGCAACAACATCACAGAAGGATTTGTAATAAACACCAACAGACAAACGTGAATAACCTTCGCCACCAGGTTTTGCAACCATGCGATCAGCAAACTCCTTCTGATAAATCAAGACCGCTAACTCAAAATCATAATCCAGAAACTTGAATGTTATAGGCGAAGAGATATGAAACGGTAGGTTTGAGATGATCTTGTTAAACCTCGGTAATTTACTGAAATCAACCCTGAGGGCATCGTCGTTTATAAGCATAACATTTTCTGGTAAAAAACTTCTAAGCCTATCAACCAACTCTCTATCTATCTCAACAGCAATAACCTTACTTGCTTTATCAGCGATCAGAGAAGTTAAAATACCTGTACCAGGGCCTATCTCAAGAACAACATCCCCCTTGTTTATATCAGCGTGTTTAACCTCTAACTCAGCGATATTCCTGTCAACTAAAAAATTCTGACTTGTTTTACGTTTAACCATGTAAATCAATAATTACCTTTTATAACAGGTGGACGAGTAAAAAGACGATATTTTCGGGTCGGATCTGTGAGCTCAAGCTCAATACGTTTCGCAATAAGTTTGTCAGGGGCACGCAGGAAATCTATGCGATCACACATCTCCTCGAAACTAGTGAAAGGTTTTTTCTTACGCTCCTCAAGTATATCATGCATCATTTTTTTACCAAGACCCGGGAGCAGCTCTAAAACATGGAAACGTGTGGAAATAGCTGGTGACTCGTTGTAGAATTTTAGGAAACGATCTTTTGTGTTCCTCACAATATCCAGTATAACATATGGCATCTCACCATGTGCTGTAGATGTCAAATCCTCATAGTTA
This DNA window, taken from Candidatus Thermoplasmatota archaeon, encodes the following:
- a CDS encoding sodium:solute symporter family protein; translated protein: MIYFLVLVIVYFSLLIVVGLVAYRKTKKTPEDYFIAGRTFGPLVLFFSLAATNFSAFTFLGFAGNAYKSGLGQYGIMGFGTAIMAVMFFVLGRKIWKQGREKRYITPPELIGDRFDSRFLRLLFMGVMVIFTVPYLAVQAVGAGILIQYVSGSISWQIGAVATIVVIMFYILLGGMRGSGWADVIQGIMMITAMTLAVVFVSISLGGFENANLIAYDANPVLFSRPGGSEYFTMQIWFSFMLLWFFVDPMFPQLFTLFYTAKNQRSLKVSMILYPIVVSFLFLFPVLIGVWAHGAGVIMPVGQEDMVLPVMVQTYAPSVVFAFVMVGALAAFISTADSQLLSLSTMLSHDLLGLKKSRREVLYGKVVIVLLSLFAVLFVIGGYNPNEGIMGTLVKTTFSGLVVLCPTTVAALYWKKATKYGCIASIVVGEVSIILFHYKFLPDFGFLPGILALIVAAIVLVIISYLSSIKIEDDL
- a CDS encoding response regulator, with protein sequence MDKKLMVVDDDPDILITIRNIFEREGYEVYTVDSGRDCIEELERGFTGIILMDIMMPFMDGWDTIREIVQRGYAKNVVISIVTAKGTRDHEKMKGLETYVHDYIAKPFDVKTLVNNVKSIVC
- the rsmA gene encoding 16S rRNA (adenine(1518)-N(6)/adenine(1519)-N(6))-dimethyltransferase RsmA: MVKRKTSQNFLVDRNIAELEVKHADINKGDVVLEIGPGTGILTSLIADKASKVIAVEIDRELVDRLRSFLPENVMLINDDALRVDFSKLPRFNKIISNLPFHISSPITFKFLDYDFELAVLIYQKEFADRMVAKPGGEGYSRLSVGVYYKSFCDVVAVVPKTCFYPQPKVDSSLIKLRPRKTPPFSVKDEKLFFDLTRNLFNHRRKKISTTIGKLYGVQSDDLPYFDRRVEELSPEQIGKVCDFLFDEIYSG
- a CDS encoding DUF655 domain-containing protein, with product MEDYVYVLDYLPKGRSDVPPHKRYPVVYGIGENQFTLLELIPKKDATFNIGERVYVGKDNEKRNKIAKIKGRVNYEDLTSTAHGEMPYVILDIVRNTKDRFLKFYNESPAISTRFHVLELLPGLGKKMMHDILEERKKKPFTSFEEMCDRIDFLRAPDKLIAKRIELELTDPTRKYRLFTRPPVIKGNY